The Umboniibacter marinipuniceus genomic sequence CCGCTAGTACCGCACCATCATCAAGGCTTAGCTCTGCACAGCTTAGCTGCTTGGAATAGCCGTCGCGGAAACATGAAGACCACTCACTTAAACTAGCAGCCTCTGACAACGCAGAATAACTCAGTGCACTAATAAAAATAAACGTGGATAGAAAACGCAATGAAAGCTCCTTGCTCAGCACCAATTTACCACTACACCGGCTTCCGAAAACATGGTTTCACTCAAGGCGATCTTATCGCCCCATCGAGAGAGAAATTCGTCGGGCTGGGTACGGCAATAAACGTTAGTGATACCGGTTTGAATAATTTTGGCTGCACAGGTTGGGCACGGAAAGTGGGTGACAAAAATTTCACAGCCCGCCAGGTCACGTTTGGCATGGAGAATGGCATTCTCTTCAGCGTGAATAGTCTTTAATAGCTTAGTTTCACGACTATCTTGACCAGCGGAATCACTAACGCCGGACGGGTAGCCATTAAACCCAAGACTTATCACACGGTTGCCTTTGGTAATGACCGCCCCAACTTGGGTACTTGGGTCCTTACTCCACGACGCGACTAAATCAGCCATCTGAAAAAAACGTTCAGTCCACTTAGCACTCATGACTATGAATCCCTATCTGTATAGCGGTTGCTTGGGCTATTAGTCTACGCGAAAGCGTCAAAGGGCGTAACCCATTTTGTAGTAATGCAATGACTTACGACGAAGGAATAGAGCTTGCCACAACCGACCCGTAGCAGAATAGCCACTTTTGTTGAGTTCTTAGATTCAGGCGAATAGCCGCAACTTGGCCCACCGTTGACAATTAGTGACCAGGGATCTGGTTGCCGTTAATGACTTCGCTGAACTAAGGTGATGGCGTTCAACAGCTGCTTAGGCGCAGATAGCTTCAACCGTCTGCTTATGGCGAGCAAGACTCTCGCAGCTTGTATACCAGCTACCACGATGATCTTGAAATTCAAGTTGGTGATTACTGCGGCGAATATTAGCGAGCTTTCCATAGCTGACTGCGCCCGTTTGCGCACAGCTAAACAGGCAAAAACTCTCAATTTTTGGGAGGCGATTAACAACGTCCATGTGATTAACTTCTCATTATTAGATACAAGCGCGAACAATTTACGCCTAAATGACACAAAAATCAAATCGTGTCATTTAGGCTAAATTCGTTAGCGAGTCATTAATTGGCAAGTGATTGCTTAAAGAACCGCTCTATCATGCGATACTGATGGGTGCGAGTACGCGCGTCACGCATACCGTGTTTCTCACCAGGATAGTCCATGCTCCAAAAGGGAATCATCGCCTCCTGCAGTTTACGATAAACCTGAGTGCTATTGGTAAATAAGACGTTGTCATCGGCCATTCCATGGTAGATGAACAAATCGCCCACTAGATTCTCCGCGTAAGGCAGTACCGAGGAGGCATCATAGCCAGCAGCGTTGGTCTCTGGGTGGCCCATATAGCGTTCGGTATAGTGGGTATCATAAAGACGCCAGTCACTCACTGAGCCACCAGCCGCGCCTGCGGCAAAGTAGTCACTAGCCGTAAACATGGCCATCAAGGTCATATAGCCACCATAGCTATAACCAAAGACTCCCACGCGATTAGGATCCACCCATCCCGTTGCACGCAGGACTTCAACCGCCTTAATTTGATCACGAATCTCCACATCTCCGGTACGAAGGTGGATAGCTGTTTCGAAGTCCATTCCCCGTGCAGCCGAGCCACGGTTATCAATGGTAATCACCGCAAAGCCCTGCTGAGCCATATAGTTCAAAAATAGCGAACTAAAGCTATTGGTTACTTGCTGTGAGCCCGGGCCACCATAGAGAAATACCAGCGCTGGATACTGTTTGGAAGTATCTAAGTTAACTGGCTCGAACAGCCGATAATGAAGGACAGTCTCGCCATCATCCGCAATGGTTGTACCAAAGGTTGGCGACACTAAGTCATTCCAATAGGGCGCCATGGGGTGATTATCACCCACGGCGTTTTCGTTAATCCAGAGTAACCGCTCACCAGTTTGACTATGAAGACTTAACTGAGGAAGTGTATCAACAGAACTGAAGGTATCCAGATAGCGTGACCCATCACTACTAAAGCTAACGCTATGCATTCCTGAGCGCTGTGAAACCCGCTCTATAGGGGTAGCTTCCAACAACCCCGTTCGATAAAGGTGACGCTCTAATACCGTATCTTTACGACCCGAGAAGTAGAGCGTATCGGCGTCTACATCAACCGCTTCTAATCCATCTACAATCCACTCGCCCGAAGTGATTTGACGAATTAACTCGCCGTTGCCTCGGTAGAGATACAAGTGCTTATAGCCATCTCGTTCAGATGCCCAGATAAACTGCTCGCCACCGTTGATAAAACGAATATCAGCATCCAGATTTACCCACGCCGGATGGGCTTCAACAATTAAAATATGCTCATCATCGGCGGCAACATCATACTGACGCAACTCAACACGTGTTTGGGCTCGGTTCTGCCACTGATAGCTAAGTAAACCTGGCTTTTGCCAGTTAACTCGAGCAAGGTAAATATCCTTGTCTTCGCCTAAATCAATCCACTGAGTTTTCGCTCCCATCAGCGTGAATACAGCCAATTCGATCTCTACGTTCGCCGTACCTGCCCAGGGATATTTCTGTTCAATAGTATCTACGCGGTCGGCGTAGATTTCATTGCGAAGTGCCGTGGCGACCTGCGTGTCGTCAGTTCGCGTGAAGGCAATTTGCGTTTCATCCGGTGACCACCAGTAGCCCGTCATTCTAGCCATCTCTTCTTGCGCTACAAACTCGGCCATGCCGTTGCGAATAACGCCGCCACCATCATGGGTTATTTGCGTTTCTTCACCCGTTGCAATGTGCTTGATGTAAAGATTCTGTTGGCGAATAAATGAGATGTAATTACCCTTTGGCGACACCTTGATATCCGTTTCAAATTCTGGGGTATTCAGGAGTCGAGTGGTTTCATCTTCAGCAAGATTGTAGAGATAGGCATCACCACCAAGCGGGAATAACAGTTGCTCTGAACTTCCCGCCCAAGAATAGCTGACAATACCGTTGCCTCGTAAACGAAGGCGTTCGCGCCGTGCCTTCTCCTCGTTAGAGAGTACTTCCTCAGTGGCGTTCAACCGGTTGGAATCAAACAGTAAGCGTTGCTCGCCTGACGACAAGTCAAACTCCCACAGATCCAACTGTTGGGCGTCGCTCTCTTTACCAGCTAAAAAGGTAACCCTAGAACCGTCGGGTGCCATCTGAACATTACGTACCGTGGTGCCGTAGATACTTGGGGAGGAGAATATTCGCTCAATCGTTAACGGCTCAGCGGCCACCAACGCCGACGAAGACGCTATGATTGAGTAAGCTAAGAAACGGAGTAATCGCATGGTCATCTCTCTTATTGTTGCGCAAGCCTAAGGTAAAACGCAGCCTATCGTTGGCTGCGTTTCTTGGCAAATCTCTTCGCCGGTTGTTTTTTCGTTTCCAGGTTTCGGCGAACACCACTCGGCTTAGGTCGCGCCGAAGGTCTCTGAGGTCGCTTTGAAGCCTCCGGGACCAGTGCATTGTCGCCCGAACCAATTAGATCCTTTCGCCCCATACTAGTGAAAGCTTCGCGAAGGTTGTCCCAGCCGTTTTCATCGTGGTACCTAAGAATCGCTTTTTGACGGCGACGCTGATCCAACGTTCGCGCCGTGTGCACCTGCTCCGATTTGTACTTAACGCGCTTCAGCGGATTACGGCGGGCGTGGTACATGGCCGTGGCTAAGGACATGGGCGACGGGTAGAAGGTCTGCACTTGATCTACTCGGAACTTATTCTTCTTCAACCAAAGCGCTAGATTAATCATATCCTCGTCATCACAACCCGGGTGTGCAGCAATGAAGTACGGAATCAGATACTGTTTCTTACCCGCTTCTTTGGAGTACTTGTCAAAGAGACGTTTGAATTCATAATAAGAGCCCATCTCGGGCTTCATCATCTTGGACAGCGTATTTTTTTCAGTATGCTCCGGGGCAATCTTTAAGTAGCCGCCAACGTGATGTGTCACCAATTCGCGAACATACTCTGGATCCCGAACGGCCAGGTCATAACGTAACCCCGAGGCAATCGCAATGCGCTTGATGCCGGGGAGCGCACGCGCTCGACGGTAAAGTTGAGTAGTGGGCGTGTGATCGGTATTTAAGTTTTTACAAATGGTTGGGTACACACAGCTAAGGCGACGGCAATTTGCCTGAATATCATCACTCTTACACTTCAAGTGATACATATTGGCCGTAGGTCCGCC encodes the following:
- a CDS encoding dCMP deaminase family protein, producing the protein MSAKWTERFFQMADLVASWSKDPSTQVGAVITKGNRVISLGFNGYPSGVSDSAGQDSRETKLLKTIHAEENAILHAKRDLAGCEIFVTHFPCPTCAAKIIQTGITNVYCRTQPDEFLSRWGDKIALSETMFSEAGVVVNWC
- a CDS encoding S9 family peptidase, which encodes MRLLRFLAYSIIASSSALVAAEPLTIERIFSSPSIYGTTVRNVQMAPDGSRVTFLAGKESDAQQLDLWEFDLSSGEQRLLFDSNRLNATEEVLSNEEKARRERLRLRGNGIVSYSWAGSSEQLLFPLGGDAYLYNLAEDETTRLLNTPEFETDIKVSPKGNYISFIRQQNLYIKHIATGEETQITHDGGGVIRNGMAEFVAQEEMARMTGYWWSPDETQIAFTRTDDTQVATALRNEIYADRVDTIEQKYPWAGTANVEIELAVFTLMGAKTQWIDLGEDKDIYLARVNWQKPGLLSYQWQNRAQTRVELRQYDVAADDEHILIVEAHPAWVNLDADIRFINGGEQFIWASERDGYKHLYLYRGNGELIRQITSGEWIVDGLEAVDVDADTLYFSGRKDTVLERHLYRTGLLEATPIERVSQRSGMHSVSFSSDGSRYLDTFSSVDTLPQLSLHSQTGERLLWINENAVGDNHPMAPYWNDLVSPTFGTTIADDGETVLHYRLFEPVNLDTSKQYPALVFLYGGPGSQQVTNSFSSLFLNYMAQQGFAVITIDNRGSAARGMDFETAIHLRTGDVEIRDQIKAVEVLRATGWVDPNRVGVFGYSYGGYMTLMAMFTASDYFAAGAAGGSVSDWRLYDTHYTERYMGHPETNAAGYDASSVLPYAENLVGDLFIYHGMADDNVLFTNSTQVYRKLQEAMIPFWSMDYPGEKHGMRDARTRTHQYRMIERFFKQSLAN